CACCCGGGTGCATGTTGGTCGGCGTACCGGGTTGTCCAGCGCTAGTGTCTGCACCGTGGTCCACGCGACGGTCCATACCCATGGACGAGGTAGGCGTGGAGCGCATAGGCTGCGGCATGCCCTGCGAATAGTGGCCGTTGGCCGACGCAAACATGCCCGGACcagccgtcggcggcggcaccaTCGCAGAGTGATGCTGGTGGTGCGGGTAGTGCTGCTGGTACTGCTGGTAGTGTAGCGAGTCATTTCCAGCTGCAACCTGTTCATGGgactgctgctgcgcgttCCCCCAGTGACTGCTGTCGAGGCCCGCATGCAGCGGCATGCCCGCGCCCATTTCACCGCCGCCCACTTCTTTCATACTCGCACCCCCGGGGCTCGGTCCAGGATAGTGGCGCTGGACatggcgctcctgcgcagcTGCCATCACTGCCGCAGTCCGAGGGTAATTGTCGGGGTGGTACAGAAAGGACTGGATGTTGGGCTCGAACAGAGGGTACAAAGCGTCGGCAATgccgtgctgctcggcgagctgcttgccgcGGTTGAAGGCGATCCACACGCCCTTGAGGTGCATCGCACCGACCTTGACGACAATGCGCTCCTTTTCGTTCTTCAAGATACCATCGCGCTTACCACGAGACATGCCACAGACGTTGAGCAGCTTGGTGCCATTGACCATGTTGTTGTCGTGGCGACGCGCAACGCACACGCCCTTGACGTCCACCTGGAAACAAAGGGTACCTTCGTCCTCCCACAGCGTCGTCGTCACACGGTGGCGTCCAGCCAGGGGCAGCTGCGTGCTGTACTGTGGCGTCGCACCGTACGACGGAGCCTGGACCACCGCGCTCGGGGCCATGGGCCCCCCTGGACCAGCAGGAAGACCTGCCCCTCCGGCCGAGCCGGCCATGGACAAAGGAGTACCGGCCTGCGCGTGGTGCGACGCCATATGGCCCGCCGCGTGGGGACTGTACCCATTGTGCGGCACCATGCTGTTCATCACCTGGTTGTGGTATGCAGGTGTCGTCGATGCACCTGGGTAGTGGGGTGGGTGGCCGTAGTGTGACATGTGTCCCATGTAGTTCGGATACGGGGGATAGGCATGGCCAGAGTACGAGCCGCCGTACATGGGGTGCTGGGCAGCTGCGTACGCGCCATAAGGCGACGCAGCCATCGGCGAGAGCTGTGCGCCAGGGAAGGAGCCTGCAGCAAGGTGATGCGGCGTCTGCTGGACGCTTTCAGGGTACAggcccgcgcc
This sequence is a window from Malassezia japonica chromosome 5, complete sequence. Protein-coding genes within it:
- a CDS encoding uncharacterized protein (COG:K; EggNog:ENOG503NX9A), which translates into the protein MSTASPSVPSTSPSQYGASSVQHAQASATHGGTAPMHGHASSGMAPASDTHVNHASGAGLYPESVQQTPHHLAAGSFPGAQLSPMAASPYGAYAAAQHPMYGGSYSGHAYPPYPNYMGHMSHYGHPPHYPGASTTPAYHNQVMNSMVPHNGYSPHAAGHMASHHAQAGTPLSMAGSAGGAGLPAGPGGPMAPSAVVQAPSYGATPQYSTQLPLAGRHRVTTTLWEDEGTLCFQVDVKGVCVARRHDNNMVNGTKLLNVCGMSRGKRDGILKNEKERIVVKVGAMHLKGVWIAFNRGKQLAEQHGIADALYPLFEPNIQSFLYHPDNYPRTAAVMAAAQERHVQRHYPGPSPGGASMKEVGGGEMGAGMPLHAGLDSSHWGNAQQQSHEQVAAGNDSLHYQQYQQHYPHHQHHSAMVPPPTAGPGMFASANGHYSQGMPQPMRSTPTSSMGMDRRVDHGADTSAGQPGTPTNMHPGANGTHRRISGMKRPNDDYSQSPSEASHQDSEQNSQQTAGTPSGGGHAAMTNASGHGPSDSFPSGGFGAQNFALDDMKMMKRPKISEPMPSSQGHSNVQPVYSGDHAPESDARTQSHAEVR